A region from the Cryptococcus gattii WM276 chromosome H, complete sequence genome encodes:
- a CDS encoding Hypothetical Protein (Similar to TIGR gene model, INSD accession AAW41103.1), translating into MKCTVPRNLLYSSAICSPRNGAEHSESMLAQQREFLKQFEEAPQTARQPHIARRAGRQTQATRAAVDTVEKSIFEVPGHLSVFDLFPNFDKVLHAVVDPMHALLEGVLPFYIRRVCILGRYCASPPAGWEMDDDRGSVASLNLEDEGFEDVVDRIMERGRELEDPTTMERLHQYAASAFPPGKTDGKPVLAKKLLPRLEEMMEKVIFPPYIDKIGKGFFTKQSRPTAGQWRTFAELLGPLIFPWLWAEEATAGRPLPQEELATCLKLFAVVRGTLQSAISESQVDRLRILINDFRDLVARLHPFLPSHVTNFHVIQHIPDDILSHGPVYGWWLFALKRLNGRIKHINMSGGNIFQEQVVELRALLRQRMALFRLKNAVHSEVDLTHEELQEELVEGFKLGGIDLTDDNPADDLHLYDNSGLDQEFSIDLLIKGSRSIEARPDKAVFENFMILLRQQNTSGSNGTQSASDSFYFHTKLAVRGYLFRPLDPTFTKSWSLDATREIPYLLQKKHACSFVECRPPLRRFADFHEATMTGILWTVFTHIRQGTDGRLVSREMWGVFRWLKWSSARDFGFNQEETLDIQVFRDNELSKPFFYPINDRTIRSIHPVALVRIPQKPADSNGPSVVVTIPIARHT; encoded by the exons ATGAAATGCACCGTACCACGCAATCTCTTGTATAGCTCGGCAATATGTTCCCCTCGTAATGGTGCTGAGCATTCTGAATCAATGTTAGCGCAGCAGCGGGAGTTCCTCAAGCAATTCGAGGAAGCCCCTCAAACTGCACGGCAACCCCATATTGCTCGCCGTGCAGGCCGCCAAACCCAAGCGACTCGAGCGGCAGTGGATACGGTGGAGAAATCCATCTTCGAGGTGCCCGGTCATCTGTCAGTTTTCGACCTCTTTCCGAATTTCGATAAAGTCCTGCATGCTGTCGTCGACCCAATGCATGCGTTACTTGAAGGAGTTCTCCCCTTCTATATTCGACGGGTCTGTATCTTGGGGCGATACTGTGCGTCACCTCCAGCAGGATGGGAGATGGACGATGACAGAGGCAGTGTCGCCTCGTTAAAtttggaggatgagggGTTCGAGGATGTAGTAGATCGAATCATGGAAAGAGGGAGGGAGTTGGAGGATCCTACTACCATGGAAAGGTTGCATCAGTATGCTGCGAGCGCTTTCCCACCCGGGAAAACAGATGGAAAACCCGTTCTCGCGAAGAAGTTGCTGCCACGGCTAGAGGAAATGATGGAGAAGGTCATATTCCCTCCCTATATCGATAAAATAGGCAAAGGGTTCTTTACCAAGCAATCCAGACCCACCGCTGGACAGTGGAGGACTTTTGCTGAGCTCCTCGGCCCTCTTATTTTCCCGTGGCTATGGGCAGAAGAAGCTACTGCGGGGAGGCCTCTGCCTCAGGAAGAACTAGCTACCTGCTTGAAGCTTTTTGCGGTTGTGCGCGGCACTTTGCAATCTGCCATTTCAGAGTCCCAAGTCGATCGTCTGCGCATTCTCATCAACGACTTCCGTGACCTCGTGGCCAGGCTCCATCCTTTCCTGCCCTCCCACGTGACAAACTTTCATGTCATACAACACATCCCAGATGACATACTGTCTCACGGACCGGTGTACGGATGGTGGTTATTTGCCTTAAAGCGGCTGAACGGTCGCATAAAGCATATCAACATGAGTGGGGGAAACATCTTTCAAGAGCAGGTCGTCGAGCTCCGGGCCTTATTACGTCAACGTATGGCTCTCTTCCGTCTGAAAAACGCGGTCCATTCGGAAGTAGATCTCACTCATGAGGAGCTCCAGGAAGAACTTGTTGAAGGTTTCAAGCTTGGAGGGATAGACCTGACTGACGATAATCCTGCTGATGACCTTCATCTGTATGATAACAGCGGTCTTGATCAGGAATTTTCAATTGATCTTCTGATCAAAGGTTCAAGAAGCATCGAAGCACGTCCGGACAAGGCGGTCTTCGAAAACTTCATGATTCTCCTTCGGCAACAAAATACTTCCGGTTCGAATGGTACACAATCCGCCTCCGATTCTTTCTACTTTCACACTAAACTCGCTGTTCGAGGTTACCTTTTCCGACCGCTGGATCCGACATTCACAAAGAGCTGGTCGCTGGATGCTACTCGAGAAATTCCCTACCTACTTCAGAAAAAGCATGCCTGTTCGTTCGTAGAGTGCCGCCCACCTCTTCGCAGGTTCGCCGACTTCCATGAGGCGACGATGACAGGAATTCTATGGACTGTCTTCACTCACATTCGACAGGGCACCGACGGACGTCTAGTATCCAGGGAGATGTGGGGTGTCTTCAGGTGGCTTAAATGGAGCTCGGCTCGAGATTTCGGGTTCAATCAGGA AGAAACTTTAGATATACAGGTCTTCCGAGACAACGAGCTTTCCAAGCCCTTTTTCTACCCTATTAACGATCGAACTATCAGATCAATACACCCTGTAGCCCTAGTCAGGATTCCCCAGAAGCCCGCTGATTCAAATGGTCCGTCGGTCGTTGTGACTATACCGATTGCAAGA CATACTTGA
- a CDS encoding Hypothetical protein (Similar to TIGR gene model, INSD accession AAW45584.1; CNI02910) — MPSGSSVKDKEEKLKAKGKEYLKKSDPATVEKLLGGKTLEKDYFKEGEWKPSWAHLEFNGDACLDNVLKKSSEGFYVPAGAILPLGASMQPMTVVKYGGQLMRYFPEGTSFPGGVLVPMHARMVNLLPKETTKPASKLSEDSLCTIQ, encoded by the exons ATGCCGTCGGGCTCTTCAGTCAAGgacaaggaagaaaagTTGAAAGCGAAGGGTAAAGAGTATTTGAAGAAAAGTGACCCTGCAACAGTCGAAAAGCTGCTTGGTGGCAAAACTCTTGAAAAAGATTATTTTAAAGAAGGGGAGTGGAAGCCTAGCTGGGCTCATCTAGAATTT AATGGCGATGCTTGTTTGGATAATGTGTTGAAGAAAAGTAGCGAAGGATTTTATGTTCCTGCGGGCGCGATTCTCCCCCTTGGAGCTTCCATGCAGCCTATGACAGTCGTGAAATATGGCGG TCAACTTATGAGGTACTTCCCAGAAGGGACTTCTTTCCCCGGCGGTGTACTCGTGCCGATGCACGCGAGGATGGTGAAT CTCTTACCCAAAGAAACGACCAAGCCTGCGTCAAAGTTGAGTGAAGACTCACTATGTACTATACAGTAG
- a CDS encoding Transcription corepressor, putative (Similar to TIGR gene model, INSD accession AAW45343.1) — protein MKVTKPNWVEHTVGEKKAKTAIYSISVHPDGTRLATGGLDHKVKIWSTLPILDVEAEKEEENPKLLCTMSSHTGSVLSVRWAHHGRFLATGSDDQVIMIWGLDPDGGGRLWGSDEVNVENWKALTRLVGHVADVVDLAWSRDDTMLASVGLDSTVWIWDGLTFERLRKLDLHQGFVKGVCWDPVGNYLATQSDDKTVKIWNTEDWSLAETISKPFETSPQSTFFRRLSWSPDGAFIAASNAMNGPVFVAAVIDREGWASDISFVGHENTIQVAAFNPRLFFPEGEPKGRATASSMLALGANDFSISIWRNTLYKPLVVLKDIFGADLMDLCWSNDGYVLYGSSVDGSMCAIQFEPSEFTDLADFSATELVLREYDYKPKRAHQPLAVHSSVPSITNGFGPSTTTSTHVNVLQPKKGKAKRRVDLSNGNASAGPSGGPSRQSLRPPPPADPFSGPIQGFASPSTAQASTARMFEDAHRAFGSSSAGTVSNSPRTGDKRKASGSYEDPTRGLRGRGMPLQQPAQLSEVQIIRARMVAPSSSGTGSSVADLPHPQVQSILRTQPIGNGSRGIYLEARNTSHPDEKNVLGYFTADEQRWMDYLPKAALAVTITKQFCAVACEDGSLRVYSPAGRLILNMKLSGLVYDLKGEGKMLLIITTDCQVRMLNTRSGKAFFPPSSIHHLLFPGSSSSHSFDIISCTLQPNGVPIIITSEPHAFAYDASLHEWTTIASPPIAGVQPLPSGPSGPLSVVDQIIAQSSPLMTSEKSNAPWLEESYVMSQFEIKLRATVLLDSKEEHKHWLAGYMKYLGDENFAERAEEVMRDLIGPVHHQLKPTGWDPKLLGVDKRKIAAEALYVLSKTIQGKNVASVWYDVLDKIKAEEGFW, from the exons ATGAAGGTTACCAAGCCCAACTGGGTGGAACATACCG TgggggagaagaaagcCAAAACAGCCATTTACAGCATCTCTGTGCATCCAGATGGTACTCGATTAGCGACAGGTGGTTTAG ACCACAAAGTTAAGATCTGGTCGACGCTACCAATTCTCGACGTAGAGgcagagaaggaagaagaaaatCCCAAATTGCTATGCACAATGTCTTCCCATACCG GATCTGTGCTGTCTGTACGGTGGGCTCATCACGGAAGATTTCTGGCGACAGGATCAGATGACCAGGTCATTATGATATGGGGTCTTGATCC TGATGGAGGTGGTCGGCTTTGGGGTTCTGACGAAGTTAATGTTGAGAACTGGAAGGCTTTAACGCGATTGGTTGGACATGTAGCAG ATGTTGTAGATCTAGCTTGGTCAAGAGATGACACCATGTTGGCATCCGTTGGCCTTGACAGTACCGTCTGGATTTGGGATGGCTTGACATTTG AACGATTGAGAAAGCTCGATTTACATCAGGGATTTGTTAAGGGAGTTTGTTGGGATCCTGTCGGGAACTACCTGGCTACCCAA TCCGATGACAAGACGGTGAAAATCTGGAACACTGAGGACTGGTCACTCGCTGAAACTATTTCCAAACCATTCGAGACATCACCGCAAAGCACATTCTTTCGAAGATTGAGCTGGTCGCCTGATGGTGCTTTCATCGCAGCGTCCAATGCTATGAATGGACCTGTGTTTGTTGCTGCGGTGATTGACCGAGAGGGTTGGGCGTCGGATATCTCCTTTGTCGGACACGAAAATACAATCCAAGTAGCC GCTTTCAACCCTcgcctcttcttccctgAAGGTGAACCTAAAGGAAGAGCGACGGCTTCCAGCATGCTTGCTCTTGGCGCGAATGATTTTAGCATCTCTATATGGCGAAACACACTTTACAAGCCGTTGGTAGTGTTAAAAGACATTTTTGGAGCCGACTTAATGGACCTTTGCTG GTCAAATGACGGATATGTCTTGTACGGTTCCTCCGTTGATGGCTCAATGTGTGCTATTCAGTTTGAACCCTCCGAGTTCACCGACCTTGCCGACTTTTCCGCGACCGAACTCGTTCTCCGAGAATACGATTACAAACCCAAACGGGCTCACCAGCCTCTTGCTGTCCACTCCTCCGTCCCCTCTATTACCAACGGCTTTGGCCCCTCCACCACTACCTCCACTCATGTCAACGTCCTACAACCTAAAAAGGGCAAAGCCAAACGTCGTGTCGATCTCTCTAATGGTAACGCTAGCGCTGGCCCTAGCGGCGGTCCAAGCCGCCAATCCCTTCGACCTCCACCACCAGCTGATCCGTTCAGTGGACCTATACAAGGTTTTGCCAGTCCCTCGACGGCCCAAGCGTCAACAGCGAGAATGTTTGAAGATGCGCACCGAGCCTTCGGGTCTAGTAGTGCAGGTACAGTGAGTAACTCACCTAGGACAGGGGACAAGAGAAAGGCGAGCGGGTCATATGAGGATCCTACCAGAGGTCTACGAGGGAGGGGTATGCCCCTACAGCAACCAGCTCAGCTGTCTGAAGTCCAAATTATCCGAGCGCGAATGGTGgcaccttcttcctccgGTACCGGTTCATCAGTAGCCGATCTCCCGCATCCTCAAGTGCAATCAATCTTACGGACCCAACCTATTGGGAATGGAAGTCGTGGTATCTATCTGGAAGCCCGAAATACGTCTCATCCCGATGAGAAAAATGTGCTTGGCTACTTTACAGCCGATGAACAGAGGTGGATGGATTATTTGCCGAAGGCAGCTTTGGCGGTCACTATCACGAAGCAGTTTTGTGCCGTGGCTTGCGAGGATGGTAGTCTGAGAGTCTATTCCCCTGCGGGACGATT GATACTAAACATGAAATTATCCGGCTTGGTGTATGACTTAAAGGGGGAAGGCAAGATGCTGTTGATCATAACGACGGATTGCCAAGTGCGCATGTT AAACACCCGCAGCGGCAAAGCATTTTTCCCACCGTCGAGCAtccaccatcttctcttcccaggATCATCGTCATCCCATTCTTTTGACATTATTTCATGTACACTCCAACCTAATGGTGTTcctatcatcatcacctcCGAGCCCCATGCCTTTGCTTACGACGCATCTTTACATGAATGGACAACCATTGCCTCCCCTCCTATTGCGGGAGTCCAGCCATTGCCGAGTGGCCCTTCAGGTCCCCTCTCTGTTGTTGATCAGATTATCGCGCAGTCGTCGCCATTGATGACAAGTGAAAAGAGTAACGCACCTTGGCTAGAAGAGTCGTATGTCATGTCACAGTTTGAGATAAAACTTCGAGCAACGGTTTTGTTGGATTCGAAGGAGGAGCACAAGCATTGGCTAGCGGGGTATATGAAGTATTTGGGTGATGAAAACTTTGCTGAAAGGGCCGAAGAGGTAATGAGGGATCTTATCGGCCCTGTACACCA TCAGTTGAAACCCACTGGATGGGATCCTAAACTGTTGGGTGTTGACAAGCGCAAAATAGCGGCGGAAGCGTTGTATGTGCTCTCAAAGACAATACAAGGCAAAAACGTAGCATCGGTATGGTACGATGTGCTAGATAAGATCAAGGCAGAGGAGGGATTCTGGTAG
- a CDS encoding Hypothetical protein (Similar to TIGR gene model, INSD accession AAW44069.1; CNF03130) gives MRALGEHLPRTLGEVAEQRNKIDWLTSSLISSFAINKSYQQSLSELKSEVHYLRQKLSAMEETLPNDEQERPRKRVRNSRSTEVVGLVHRSVRTLLGLRPCGPKQTYSPEDWPDYDPMMAPNGYYQDAETNFAVWRPNWDHLKCHFYQNLVNAAVDVCLRDASVSSMPSREELCKKVKDYLEGIAKMKKRPKAERDTNRLLKTIRARVNPLSSWINANFQNTPLAHCRESELIRAAFDHGVLKSLLLVDHMEASVHGLSTSHNPLNSQDDEGLTSDANQDDEFQVLCDLYEQERIDEPRWVVLEVWWWSDVVSGNW, from the exons ATGCGAGCCCTGGGAGAACACCTCCCACGGACATTGGGCGAGGTCGCTGAGCAAAGAAATAAAATAGATTGGCTCACATCATCTCTTATCTCCTCTTTCGCCATCAATAAGTCGTATCAACAATCTTTGTCTGAGCTGAAGTCTGAGGTCCACTACTTGCGACAAAAGTTGTCAGCCATGGAAGAGACGCTGCCTAATGATGAGCAAGAGAGGCCGAGGAAGCGAGTGAGGAACAGTCGTTCTACAGAGGTGGTT GGACTGGTTCACCGAAGTGTCAGGACCTTGTTGGGTTTGCGTCCTTGCGGGCCCAAACAGACCTACTCGCCGGAGGACTGGCCCGACTATGACCCAATGATGGCACCCAACGGCTACTATCAAGATGCGGAAACGAATTTCGCTGTCTGGAGGCCGAACTGGGATCACCTCAAGTGCCATTT TTATCAAAATTTGGTCAACGCCGCTGTAGACGTCTGTCTACGAGACGCTTCAGTGAGTAGCATGCCCAGCCGAGAGGAACTCTGTAAAAAAGTCAAAGACTACCTGGAGGGCATTGcgaaaatgaagaagaggccGAAGGCGGAAAGGGACACCAACCGGCTCCTCAAGACGATCCGTGCCAGGGTAAATCCT CTAAGCTCATGGATCAATGCGAACTTCCAAAACACCCCGCTCGCCCACTGCAGAGAGAGCGAACTCATCCGGGCTGCCTTCGACCATGGGGTCCTCAAGTCCCTCCTCTTGGTCGACCACATGGAGGCGTCTGTCCATGGCCTGTCAACAAGTCACAATCCGCTCAATTCGCAAGATGATGAGGGCTTGACGTCTGATGCCAATCAGGACGATGAGTTCCAAGTTCTCTGCGATCTGTACGAGCAGGAGAGGATAGATGAGCCAAGGTGGGTAGTGCTTGAAGTTTGGTGGTGGTCGGATGTGGTAAGTGGTAACTGGTAG
- a CDS encoding Hypothetical protein (Similar to TIGR gene model, INSD accession AAW45344.1; CNI02940) encodes MFTSWLLRNPFEFSPDLEVVLPWQKGLDFSRGEYVAAQLGGQDGLQMKVDKLRTEVEHARLVSQRLEIAEKKLDRRIEVLKQRQAQVGFVKEIIDSANFDPLPSRAAQLQSTLTSLQSALNPLDIIPIPISTGLSPSSGEHTKAWELGRAAYLNWALGKMLPPGERGLGVGEGGDAERLERIEKEIEEIGPREGMEVLAGSLRGDRWETSQ; translated from the exons ATGTTTACCTCATGGCTACTGCGAAATCCCTTCGAGTTTTCCCCTGACTTAGAAGTAGTTTTA CCGTGGCAGAAGGGTTTGGATTTCTCTCGGGGAGAATACGTTGCGGCGCAACTTGGGGGTCAAGATGGATTACAGATGAAGGTTGATAAGTTGCGCACGGAAGTTGAACAC GCCCGATTAGTATCTCAGCGTCTTGAAATCGCTGAGAAAAAGCTTGACCGGCGGATAGAAGTGTTGAAGCAACGTCAGGCCCAAGTGGGATTTGTGAAAGAGATTATCGATTCTGCTAATT TCGATCCTCTACCCTCACGCGCCGCCCAACTTCAATCAACACTTACGTCTCTCCAATCAGCTCTCAATCCCCTCGATATCATCCCCATTCCCATTTCAACCGGCTTATCACCGTCTTCTGGCGAGCATACGAAAGCCTGGGAACTTGGACGAGCAGCATATCTTAATTGGGCGTTGGGTAAGATGCTTCCTCCAGGAGAACGAGGTTTAGGAGTGGGCGAAGGTGGGGACGCGGAAAGGTTGGAAAGAATTGAGAAGGAAATAGAAGAGATTGGCCCTAGGGAGGGAATGGAGGTTTTGGCAGGGTCGCTCAGGGGTGACAGATGGGAGACTTCACAGTGA
- a CDS encoding Small nuclear ribonucleoprotein E, putative (Similar to TIGR gene model, INSD accession AAW45599.1) has product MSGRKVMVQPINIIFSHLQKHNRVAIWLYDNNEFRIEAYIIGFDEFMNVVLDDAEEVYDCGAKPGKEVPPRRELGRILLKGDNITLIQPVTA; this is encoded by the exons ATGTCTGGCCGAAAAGTGATGGTTCAG CCCATCAACATCATTTTCTCCCACCTTCAAAAG CACAACCGTGTCGCAATCTGGCTTTACGACAACAACGAGTTCCGTATCGAAGCGTACATCATC GGTTTCGATGAGTTCATGAACGTGGTTTTGGATGATGCTGAGGAAGTGTATGACTGTGGTGCTAAGCCCGGAAAGGAGGTTCCCCCACGGAGAGAACTCG GACGTATATTGTTGAAGGGTGATAACATCACTCTGATACAACCCGTGACGGCTTAA
- a CDS encoding Homoserine kinase, putative (Similar to TIGR gene model, INSD accession AAW45586.1) — protein MAARKYKIHVPCTSANIGPGFDVCGIALSLSLSLVVTIPSATPNAEPLPKIIYTGLDSDNVPLSPYKNLLTRVALYVLRANGITTFPPGVTIEAHNEIPFGRGLGSSGAAVIAGVLLGDLLGNLNLPKSRLLDFALMVERHPDNVTAALIGGFVGSYLRELSPQDMSAASIPLAEVLPEYPPDAGPDWGKSPPQPPHGIGHFVRFGWAKEIKAIAVSPRFELATAKARGVLPESYSRKDMIFNLQRLAVLTTALARSPPDPDLIYDAMGDRVHQPYRMTLIPGLPKILSILTPTSHPGLLGICLSGAGPTILALATHNFEAIANEIERIFADEQVLVDHKVLDIDEKGSWVEDITEA, from the exons ATGGCAGCCCGAAAGTACAAGATCCACGTCCCCTGCACTTCTGCAAACATTGGCCCCGGGTTTGACGTCTGCGGCATTgctctttccctctctctttccctcgTTGTCACCATCCCTTCTGCTACACCCAATGCCGAGCCGTTGCCCAAGATCATCTATACCGGTCTCGACTCCGACAACGtccctctttctccctATAAAAACCTTTTGACTCGAGTAGCCCTCTATGTCCTCCGAGCAAACGGTATCACCACGTTTCCTCCTGGTGTGACCATTGAGGCTCACAACGAAATTCCCTTCGGACGTGGCCTTGGGTCGTCAGGAGCTGCCGTCATTGCCGGTGTCCTTCTCGGTGACTTGCTCGGTAACCTCAACCTCCCCAAATCCCGCTTGCTTGATTTTGCTCTCATGGTTGAGCGCCATCCGGACAATGTTACTGCTGCCCTTATCGGTGGTTTCGTTGGTTCTTATCTTCGTGAACTATCTCCTCAGGATATGTCGGCTGCCAGTATCCCTCTCGCAGAGGTGCTCCCAGAATATCCCCCTGATGCCGGACCTGACTGGGGTAAGAGCCCTCCTCAGCCTCCTCACGGTATTGGGCACTTTGTGAGGTTCGGATGGGCGAAGGAGATCAAGGCGATCGCCGTTTCACCCAGGTTTGAGTTGGCTACTGCCAAGGCTAGGGGTGTTTTGCCAGAAAGCTATTCTAGGAAGGACATG ATCTTCAACCTTCAAAGATTAGCCGTACTTACAACCGCTTTGGCACGATCTCCTCCTGATCCCGACCTCATCTACGATGCCATGGGTGACCGTGTCCATCAGCCTTATCGAATGACCCTC ATTCCCGGTCTTCCCAAAATTCTTTCCATTCTTACTCCCACTTCCCACCCCGGTCTCCTCGGTATCTGTCTTTCAGGAGCTGGTCCTACCATCCTCGCTCTTGCCACGCACAATTTCGAGGCTATCGCCAACGAGATTGAGAGAATATTCGCAGATGAGCAGGTTTTAGTCGACCACAAGGTTTTGGATATTGATGAAAAGGGTAGCTGGGTTGAGGATATCACAGAAGCTTAG